From the genome of Ictalurus punctatus breed USDA103 chromosome 5, Coco_2.0, whole genome shotgun sequence:
AAATTAGATCTCTAGTGATATagcctttttaatttttttatttatttatttttttaaaaacatttgagCCCCTGCCCTTGAGGAACACTCCGCGTGTCCCTGTTTTCGGAatgctggattctgattggccagaagatgctgattcattttctataacagtcaTCTCTCCTCTGACAGCAGATATATCaacgtgctcgttctaatacggtgtcgtttctatagtaacggctcgttcgcaGGGGCTGGAGCACGTTCAATCGTCGGCATGGTGGAGTTTTCTATAAAGAGATGTGTATTtcgcatttatggaaggagtctccagtgtcagcactaaagaaagaaagaaagaaagaaagaaagaaagagaggatggCGTTAAGGCTGGAAAACATGGACCGAGACACACCTGGAGGGTTTGAGCGAGAGGAAGGTCTCCTTTTTCGTACGCACTCAGCATCCCGTTCATGACGTTACCTGCGTAATTGTACGTACTGCCGAGGAAAGAGACAGGGaatgagggaaataaataaataaataaataaataaataaataaataaataccgcGCAGCAGTGAAAAACTGTAcgtgtaatgatgatgatatcgtgtaaagaaaaaaacattttgatctCACAATTAATTCAGCTTTATCTAGGAGTCTCAGAGAAATATGACCTCGTTAAGCAGGCGGTACTTATTTGCCAGACGCCACAACGGCGTGTCTATTTCACAGGGAGTAAGAGTGTTCGTTTCTACACTACCCCGATGCTGCTTGGGATTTCTGAGAGAATCTCTAGACAGAAACACGCAGTGAAGGAATCACTGTGATTATGTCGAAGGCTTTTAAAATGCGACCGCTTTCACTTTTCCAGTGAACAGACCGGCGTAGATCTCGGCCGATCGAGTCGAACGGTTCGGAAAAATCCCCGACGGATCGAGAAACGTCCGTTTTTTTTATCCCGGACCCACACCGTGTCGAGTCTTCGTTTTCGAATCGTTTAAAAGATTTCGGAGCGGAAATTCGATAATAAATTCAGACCTTCCCACGGCACCGTTGACTCCCAGCGGCAGGGCTCCCAGCAGTTGCTAACGAATCAAATGAAGAACACAgaactatattaaaaaaaaaaaaaaacacaaaacaaaatacttGCGTTTGTGAAGTGTGTTCTcataaggaaaaataaataaacctcgTCCACTCCGTAGAGGACGGACCAACCGCGAAGACGGCAGTAACTGACGCACTGTCCCAGATCGCCTAAATCCACGCTGCTGAACTTCACCCCTCTGAACGACGGGATCTGCTTCTCGAtgccctccagaatttcactcACGTTCActacgaggagagagagaacacgaTGAGAGGTGAAGAAGTGAAAGGAGGAGACGGTGAAATAAAGGGGAAGCAGATAATATAGAAGATACAGTAAGAGAAAGGAATGGAacggagaagaggagaagagagtatgaggatgaaagagaagaaaggataaaataatagaaaaaggGGTTAAgataaaaggggggggggaataaaagCAGTAAGGAGtgtaaaagagagaagaaagaatgaaggaaaacGAGaacaagaggggaaaaaaaaaaagaacaggagGAAAAAGTAAAAAGGAAGGAGGACAGAACAAAACAAGAGAAGAAAGAATCGGGGAAGAGACGAGAAGAAGACAAAGTTGTGAGAGAACAAAGAAGAAGGATGGGTAAGAAAAAGGAACGGAAAACGCGTAAACAGGTAAGAAGACGGACGAAAGGACcgaaaaaaagaagacagaaacagagcagaattgaatcatttaaaaaaaaaaaaaaaaaaaaaggataaaaagaTAATAGATTCgagaatgcaaaataaaaaaaaaaaggaggagaggagagaagaggaataTATAAGGAAGTAtaggaaaaaaatgtaagcaataggataataaaacagaagagagaaaaagaagagaagagagaaggaaggaaaaagggaATCCGAGACAAAAGGATGAGtgaaaggaggagaagaaacgAAAGGAGAGGAACGTATATGAAaaagggaagggaaaaaaaatggaaggaaaGGGAATGGCAAGAGAACGGAGAAGAAGGGAGAGGATTTTAAAGGAAAGTACGGAAAAGCGATTCATttaagtgtgtgcgtgtgtgtgtgtgtgtgtgtgtgtgagacgtacGCTTCACTCCAGTCATGCTGGGTAAGTGATAATAGTAGAGAGGAAGCTGTGGGGCTGCCGAACTCACGTCCTTCAGAAACATCCGTAACGCCTCTGGGGAAAAACAGCAGTTTTATTAGAAAGTCcgcaaattaaacaaacaatggGATTcagctgaccaatcaaaatccaGATCTTAACCCGCCAGCTCTCCCCCGTCACGTGACCACTTCCAACCTGGCCAACACGCTACGTCACCGGGCGgtgtaacacactctgaggaaagcgctctccgccctcttccacatacatgagctcacagacacccaggAGTGACCCGTcagtcactgtgattgacaggtgaaacacagtatgcccctcccacccagacagcacagccaattttgctcccgTCGGTCGTCAAACCAGTCTTTACCTACCGTTGACATCACTATTTATTAAACGTTCCGAGTCAAAATGAAAAccttagtgttttatttttacttttaaagaAGTCATgacgtttaaaaaataaaaaattattcttCAGTGTAACCACCCAGTGCTGCGATTGGCTATCGGCATCGACCGAGCGCCAGTGGGAGGGGCCGACGGTGCGATGATGTAATACTAGGTATCGATGTCTTGCTGCTGGGGCAGTCGTATGCAAAAGTATTCGCCCCTGCGACATCACAAACCCCGAGTGACGCTGATTTCCGACCCAAGCCTATACTACACTATGCTGTTTTGTGCAGCAAGGAACCTTGGTCCAAGGGCCTTggaaattgttatttatttatttattttctttgcttttctttaaatacccgaaagaaaaacatgaagataCGGGGATATCCAATGGCTGAAAATGGGTTTTAAGGGTGGGAAATTCCAGAGCGTGAAAAGTTGGTTCTAATGGTATATCAAATTGGGAAAAACTAGGATTTAAGGGAAATCAAAAAAGAGACATTATTACAGCATATTGGGATTTCAAAAGAATGAGATAACTGTGCGTAACCTAAAGAGAAGGCTGTATGAATAGGGCACCGAGTCTGTGCTTAGATTCAGATCACTTTGGGACGTCTCACTGAGTGGATCtcatgttggtttttttttgaacaataaactggatttttgaatcggaaaaaaaacaaaacaaaacaaagaaacaaatcgCCAAACCTGCATTACTGGGTTTGAAGAAAAACGGCGAGATGACTGCGATGGCGTCGGCTCCTACCGACGCGGCGTGACGTGCCTGCACAAGACACAGGAAACCACAACGTCATTCCTTATTGCGAAACGTTTGCCACAAGCACAAGGACGGAATATCTGCACGTAGGTTATGATATTTCCACACAGAAAGAGAACTGGAACTGccggtgtgtgcgtgtgtttctggatatagggagaaaaaaaatcaaataaaaaaccCCGCTGACCAGTTCTTGAGATTCTTTTACGCTCAGGCAGCCGACGTGAACGATGACCCGGTCCAgtctgaaataaacaaacaaacaaataaataaacaaaccccaCAATCACGTTTGTAATTTTATTCCAGGACACGGCGCGTAGACATTTCGATATCGTCGGCCAACGTACTTCCCTTTGCCCTGACGGCACCATTCCTCCGCCAGCTGCTTCCGTTCCTGCATGGTGAGAGAGCAGCCTTCACCCGTCGTCCCGTTCACTTAGACCAAACACACGCGTCGGACAGATTAGAGAAGACCAAACGCTTTATCTTTTAGGTCTCTGCACGCAGGACCGAGACTCACCGAAGACACTGTGCACGCTCTGCTTCTCCAGCAGGTAGTCGACGTACGGTCCGATCACCGCCAGGTTCAGCTCACTGGACgggggaagaagaagagaaagcaCATCACGTCACGTCGGACCTCTACGCGCTAATCACTAATCCACCGTGCGCCAGTCCTTAATTACAAAACCTGCTAAATCGTACCCTTGTGGAGTGAGCGGCGTGAACGTAGCTGCGATCAGGCCAGTGAGCTTCTCCGTCTCTGGACACATCTCTGCacctaaccacacacacacacacacacacacacacacacacacacacaggttaattaATGTAATGCAGATATAACTACTGAGACCAGCTGTTATGTGACCATCAAGAGGAGCAGATAAAaaaggtactaaactgtaccttttcTTGTCGTTTGGGTGGCACTTTCACCCTTTAATACGTACAATATATCTAGAAATGTGGTTAAAGTGAAACTAGTGTACctaaaaatcatttaaagtaCATaattggaacttttttttttttttttatagagttaaAGTTCTAAAGCTACACAACATGCACTTAAATTCTGTGTAAAAGATCCGAACTAAAGGTATAGtctccttttttaaaatctcagaCTGTACTATAATGACATGACATGATATTAATGTTAAAAACACCGTGTACTAACACATAAAAAAGTACACAGCGCTACCATGAAGCTTGTAATACAGACATTTAAAAAggtataaagtaaataataagaCTTTATAacagctttttttgttgttttttgttaaataaatatctctatAGATATGAGGCGTTTACCTGTGACTCGAGTCCGAAGCGTAAACAACACTGAATTCCATCTGCCGGTTTTCTCCACCGCGGTACAGCTGACAGTGTAGCATGAGACAATCACGTGCCCCCTGAAGGATTATGGGAATCGTAGTTCTCAACAGGTCGCCTTCGACGTGACGTCACACCGCTCCCAAACGAGATTGCTACATTAGTTTTGGTAAACtaactttttaaaaaggcaTTTCTGTTTGCTTTACATCTTGTGTTAGATATTCAATCGCCGATTTGCCCTCGTATACACTGTCCTAACGGCGTTTCGATAGATTGTGTGTTTTTGCTGACGACGGTGTACTCAAAGCCGAAAAAACTACACATCCCATAAACACCCGCATTGCTATTGTTAGTGTAAGCTTCCCGTTAGCATTAGCGCTTCgatattgttttaaatttttacaaGGACAAAAACTAGATGTTTGATTCGTCGTTATATCGCTAAGGAAgacgattaaaaaaaaccccacccagATAGTTAGGGATTGTACAAAGTTCCCGGATGAGACCACCGCttcttatttgtttatagtaCTTCCGCGTTGCGCTACCGGAATGTAGTTggaaattttttgttttaattgatgACGGAAACAATATGGcatattattacagcaagcttaAGCTTGGAGGGTTGGCTTTTATTGGTtgaaatatacatataactATAGGTAAATttgcaaatataaatatacatttcttATTAATTCTAGTCATTTTTTATACATAAATGCAGATTCTTAAAATCCCCACCAAACTTGACTGTTTTCCTCAAATAAGTgtctttgttttaaagcttaTGTAAAGTAAACATGGACTGGCTTGACCTGTTTAACTTCCTGGGAACTTCTTTACTCTTTACTTAGTTCTGTAAAAATTCTAATTTCACTtgcactaaaataaataaataaataaataagtaccaTAGCTCAAAGCTGTTCCTTCTGGTGTCACTCAACTAATCATAAGCTCATTGGTTTACTCTCCTGTAGTGGTACGGTGAAACATCCTGGTCATTTCTGGTCACAAGtttctggataaaaagtgtAACAACAAGGTTCTTGTCTCTGTCCTGTCCACAGAATCTTTTCCTGTTCAGGTCAGAAAGAGAAATCTTGTATTTGACTGTTCTGTGGATGAGGTGGAAAAATTTGAACAAAATACCTACCCCTCTTTTCTGATCTGACTCAAGGCTAAATGATCAGTGATATCTACCCATGTAAGGAGTTCTGAAGACACAGCGTTAATAGGGATTGTAATATGTGCACTTTTTGTGAAGCCGTAATAGAAACACTGGAacgtttgttttattttacggCGACCTGCATCTTTGTGTAAAGACGAAATATTTAATACCTGACTGGGGatagaaaaatataaaacatggtATTAATAATGcaaattttttaattgaattcatGCTAAACGACATTATGGTGTTAGctaaatattataaacataaCTGTAGGTTCTTCAAAATCACTCCCAGATATCTGTCTCTCCAAAATGAGGTGATGATGTTTCACAAATCTCTAAAGAATATCTGTGATGTGAACGCCCTACTTTTAGTTGATTTATTGAAAGTTTACTTTGAATGCCTTTGCTGCTGctcagttatttttgtttgcctGCGGCCCTGTAGGACaggcggtatagaagatggatggatggatggatggatgacccttatatgtatattatacatGATCAGAAACTTCCTTACATTAGTTTTGGTGCTGGACCCACGCTGTTAAATTCTGGTCTGACATTCTTGAATTCATTTCTTGTTATACGAAccctatttatttacttatttatttatttatttattttactttttgactatagaaatgatcattttcttgttttacagaatatatatctaaaaaaaagagaaaaagaaactgtacctttttaaaaatgttaatcttatatttatattagcAGAGTACCATATTCATAAGTGTAAATGCTCAAAGTGCAAATCTCTCTTTTTGGTCTTCAAACGTGAGCTTAAAACTTAGTTTGAATCTATTTATTGCGCAATCTTTTCCACAAAATTTTGCTGTGTACAATTAGTCCATTGGGACTAATATTAGTGTCCGTGAACGACTTTATATAGTTTTTAATGTacttttatatactttataaatCTTTTCCTCCGTTCTCCTGGCTCGTTgatattgtgttgt
Proteins encoded in this window:
- the npl gene encoding N-acetylneuraminate lyase, which encodes MCPETEKLTGLIAATFTPLTPQGELNLAVIGPYVDYLLEKQSVHSVFVNGTTGEGCSLTMQERKQLAEEWCRQGKGKLDRVIVHVGCLSVKESQELARHAASVGADAIAVISPFFFKPSNAEALRMFLKDVSSAAPQLPLYYYHLPSMTGVKLNVSEILEGIEKQIPSFRGVKFSSVDLGDLGQCVSYCRLRGWSVLYGVDEQLLGALPLGVNGAVGSTYNYAGNVMNGMLSAYEKGDLPLAQTLQVKLKDTITFATSLGFDLAMNKQMMSLYSGLPMGPPRLPLLPWPSDTIQDVVKKLQQDMADLS